A region from the Sulfitobacter sp. D7 genome encodes:
- a CDS encoding ABC-F family ATP-binding cassette domain-containing protein translates to MLRISEINYSVEGRPLFEEASAVIPEGHKVGIVGRNGAGKTTLFKIIRGELSLDSGDISLPSRAKIGGVAQEVPSSETSLIDTVLAADVERARLMLEAETAEDPTRIADIQTRLADIDAWSAEGRAASILKGLGFDDEEQQMPCSAFSGGWRMRVALAAVLFAQPDLLLLDEPTNYLDLEGALWLESYLAKYPHTVLIISHDRGLLNRAVGGILHLEDRKLTYYQGPYDQFARQRAEKRALQAAMAKKQQARRDHMQSFVDRFKAKASKAKQAQSRLKMIEKMDMITAPEDVARKVFTFPEPEELSPPIINIENGSVGYSDDNPVLTRLNLRIDQDDRIALLGKNGQGKSTLAKLLSDRLPLMAGRQVNSSKLRVGFFAQHQVDELIVEETPLQHMIAARPGVMQSKLRAQLAGFGLGPEQAETEVGRLSGGQKARLSLLLATLHAPHLLILDEPTNHLDIESREALVEALTRYSGAVILVSHDMHLLSLVADRLWLVSNGTVKPYEEDLEAYRKMLLTPEKPVSKNPSKQPKEAPKPKRASRDEVLALRSEVRKAEARMEKINEMRDKLAKKLADPALYEDAKTGELEVWNKKYAEVMEALERAESLWVGAQEKLEKATA, encoded by the coding sequence ATGTTACGCATTTCAGAAATCAACTACTCCGTCGAAGGCCGCCCTCTGTTTGAGGAAGCCTCCGCCGTGATCCCCGAGGGCCACAAGGTGGGCATCGTCGGGCGCAATGGCGCGGGCAAGACCACGCTGTTCAAGATCATTCGTGGCGAGCTGTCGCTCGACAGTGGCGACATCTCTCTGCCGTCCCGCGCCAAGATCGGCGGCGTGGCGCAGGAAGTGCCCTCATCCGAGACCTCGTTGATCGACACGGTGCTGGCTGCCGATGTGGAGCGTGCCCGGCTGATGCTAGAGGCCGAAACCGCCGAAGACCCGACCCGCATCGCCGACATCCAGACCCGTCTGGCCGATATCGACGCTTGGTCCGCCGAAGGCCGCGCCGCGTCGATCCTCAAAGGTCTGGGCTTTGACGACGAAGAACAACAGATGCCCTGCTCTGCCTTTTCCGGCGGTTGGCGGATGCGCGTGGCGCTGGCCGCCGTACTTTTTGCCCAGCCTGACCTGCTGCTGCTCGACGAGCCGACCAACTACCTCGACCTTGAAGGTGCGCTGTGGCTGGAAAGCTATCTGGCAAAGTACCCGCATACGGTGCTGATCATCAGCCACGACCGCGGTCTGTTGAACCGCGCCGTGGGCGGTATCTTGCACCTCGAAGACCGCAAGCTGACGTATTATCAGGGTCCCTATGACCAATTCGCCCGCCAGCGCGCCGAGAAACGCGCGTTGCAGGCGGCGATGGCCAAGAAACAACAGGCACGCCGCGATCACATGCAAAGCTTCGTGGATCGCTTCAAGGCCAAAGCCTCCAAGGCGAAACAGGCGCAATCGCGCCTGAAGATGATCGAGAAGATGGACATGATCACCGCGCCCGAGGATGTGGCGCGCAAGGTCTTCACCTTCCCTGAGCCCGAGGAACTCTCGCCGCCGATTATCAATATCGAGAACGGCTCGGTCGGCTATAGCGACGACAACCCGGTGCTGACCCGTCTGAACCTGCGCATCGACCAAGACGACCGTATCGCGCTCTTGGGCAAGAACGGTCAGGGCAAATCAACGCTGGCCAAGCTTTTGTCGGACCGTTTGCCGCTGATGGCCGGGCGGCAGGTCAACTCCTCCAAGCTGCGGGTGGGCTTCTTTGCCCAGCACCAAGTGGACGAGCTGATCGTCGAAGAGACGCCGCTGCAACATATGATCGCCGCCCGCCCCGGTGTGATGCAATCGAAACTGCGCGCGCAATTGGCGGGCTTTGGTCTTGGCCCGGAACAGGCCGAGACCGAGGTGGGCCGACTGTCAGGCGGGCAGAAGGCGCGGCTTTCGCTGCTGCTGGCCACGCTGCACGCCCCGCATCTGCTGATCCTCGATGAGCCGACCAACCACCTCGACATCGAAAGCCGCGAGGCGCTGGTCGAGGCGCTGACGCGCTACTCGGGTGCGGTGATCCTTGTCAGCCACGACATGCACCTATTGTCGCTGGTGGCCGACCGGCTTTGGCTTGTATCGAACGGCACGGTCAAACCCTATGAGGAAGACCTCGAAGCCTATCGCAAGATGCTGCTGACACCCGAAAAGCCTGTCAGCAAGAACCCATCGAAACAGCCCAAAGAAGCCCCCAAACCCAAACGCGCCAGCCGCGATGAGGTGCTGGCCCTGCGCAGCGAAGTCCGCAAGGCCGAAGCGCGGATGGAAAAGATCAACGAGATGCGCGACAAGCTGGCCAAGAAACTGGCCGATCCGGCGCTCTACGAAGATGCCAAGACCGGCGAGCTTGAGGTCTGGAACAAGAAATACGCTGAAGTGATGGAAGCGCTGGAGCGTGCGGAGAGCCTCTGGGTCGGCGCGCAAGAAAAGCTGGAGAAAGCCACAGCCTGA
- the ndk gene encoding nucleoside-diphosphate kinase translates to MALERTFSIIKPDATRRNLTGAIVKKFEDAGLRVVAQKRIHLTKAQAGEFYKVHAERPFYDELCEFMASAPIVAQVLEGENAIAKNREVMGATNPADAAEGTIRAEFAESVGENSVHGSDAPETAAVEIAYFFSGLELVG, encoded by the coding sequence ATGGCCCTCGAACGCACTTTCTCGATCATCAAGCCCGACGCAACCCGCCGCAACCTGACCGGCGCCATCGTCAAGAAATTCGAAGACGCTGGCCTGCGCGTTGTCGCACAAAAGCGCATCCACCTGACAAAGGCGCAGGCGGGCGAGTTCTACAAGGTGCACGCTGAGCGTCCCTTCTACGACGAACTGTGCGAGTTCATGGCCTCCGCGCCGATCGTTGCTCAGGTTCTCGAAGGTGAAAACGCCATCGCGAAAAACCGCGAAGTCATGGGCGCCACCAACCCTGCGGACGCCGCCGAAGGCACCATCCGCGCAGAATTCGCTGAAAGCGTTGGCGAAAACTCCGTGCACGGTTCCGACGCACCGGAAACCGCAGCGGTTGAGATCGCCTACTTCTTCTCCGGTCTGGAACTGGTCGGCTAA
- a CDS encoding DUF4112 domain-containing protein, whose product MEPHAPSHEADLARLRRLAVSMDSAFKVPIVGVRMGWDSILGFVPVVGDTLALLPSAYILKESHRMGAPKGMLAKMLVNTGIDYVIGSVPLVGDLFDIGWKSKLRNVDLLERHLKDQAAKAPPTGNVEGRMSSHHPTLNN is encoded by the coding sequence ATGGAACCCCACGCCCCCTCTCACGAAGCCGACCTCGCCCGTCTGCGCCGTCTGGCGGTCAGCATGGACAGCGCCTTCAAAGTGCCGATTGTCGGTGTGCGCATGGGATGGGATTCGATTTTGGGTTTCGTGCCCGTGGTGGGCGATACGCTCGCCCTGCTCCCTTCGGCCTATATCCTTAAAGAATCGCACCGGATGGGCGCGCCAAAGGGGATGCTGGCGAAGATGTTGGTGAACACCGGGATCGATTACGTTATCGGTTCGGTCCCGCTGGTGGGTGACCTTTTTGACATCGGTTGGAAGTCGAAACTGCGCAACGTCGATCTGCTGGAACGTCACCTGAAGGACCAAGCCGCCAAAGCGCCGCCCACGGGAAACGTCGAAGGGCGCATGTCTTCGCATCACCCCACGCTCAATAACTGA
- a CDS encoding MBL fold metallo-hydrolase gives MLPPDNFDPEIGLAETLEPGLRRIVAPNPSPMTYRGTNTYLLGQSEVAVIDPGPDSPAHLDAILAALQPGQRISHIIVTHTHLDHSPLARPLAARTGAEVWAFGNATAGRSPVMQGLAEAGLMGGGEGVDHEFIPDHTLADGDVLEGESWALEVLHTPGHIGNHLCLAWGDACLTADHIMGWATSLVSPPDGDLTDFMTSCEKLAARQWRVFYPGHGAPVLDPNTRLDWLVAHRRAREASILEALNAGPATAEDLARVIYTETPAALLGAATRNVLAHLVDLTGRGRVAPRSVLHAEAHFALTS, from the coding sequence ATGCTGCCGCCCGACAACTTCGACCCCGAGATTGGCCTTGCCGAAACCTTGGAGCCCGGGCTGCGCCGTATCGTGGCGCCCAACCCCTCGCCGATGACCTATCGCGGCACCAATACCTATCTTCTGGGCCAGTCCGAGGTTGCCGTGATCGACCCCGGCCCCGACAGCCCCGCGCATCTTGACGCGATCCTCGCCGCGCTCCAGCCGGGCCAGCGGATCAGCCATATCATTGTGACCCATACGCATCTCGACCATTCCCCCCTCGCGCGTCCCTTGGCCGCGCGGACCGGGGCCGAGGTCTGGGCTTTTGGCAACGCCACGGCGGGCCGGTCCCCAGTAATGCAGGGATTGGCCGAGGCGGGGCTGATGGGCGGTGGTGAAGGTGTGGATCACGAATTTATCCCCGATCATACCTTGGCCGACGGTGACGTACTGGAGGGGGAAAGCTGGGCGCTGGAGGTGCTGCACACGCCGGGCCATATCGGCAATCACCTCTGCCTCGCTTGGGGGGATGCCTGTCTCACGGCGGATCACATCATGGGCTGGGCCACCTCGCTGGTCTCGCCGCCCGATGGGGATCTGACCGATTTCATGACCTCTTGCGAAAAGCTGGCTGCCCGACAGTGGCGTGTGTTCTACCCCGGCCACGGCGCGCCGGTCCTCGATCCCAACACGCGGCTCGACTGGTTGGTGGCGCACCGCCGCGCGCGGGAGGCGTCGATCCTTGAGGCGCTGAACGCCGGGCCTGCCACGGCTGAGGACCTCGCCCGCGTGATCTATACCGAGACCCCCGCCGCGCTTTTGGGGGCTGCCACGCGAAACGTGCTGGCGCATTTGGTCGATTTGACAGGCCGGGGCCGCGTTGCCCCGCGGAGCGTCTTGCACGCAGAGGCGCATTTCGCCCTCACCTCATAG
- a CDS encoding ATP-binding protein, producing MNFAWLKRYVPRGIYGRAALILLLPVVFLQLVVVVIFAQRHFEGVTGQMTDTVLRELELVMLAVGTAPDAQSVPMAVEARAGPLDFVVTRANPPLPDEDSMLWYDYSGRVLIPRLRSKMDGIEAVDLSDDDFVVLYIESVHGPLRIQFERRRISASNPHQLFVYTVFFGVLLSVIASIYLRNQLRPIKRLARAAEAFGRGRHEPYTPTGAVEVRAAGNAFVDMRARIERQIEQRTLMLSGVSHDLRTPLTRMRLGLSMIDEEDATPLLADVDDMQRMLDEFLNFAKGAAEGEPEKVAPHRFVSAIVEDAQRTGRKVTLLPPEGAGEGFVKLRKVAMRRAVDNLISNAVRYGSQAEVSVMLSDRTLRIRVEDDGPGIPEERRDEATRPFSRLDPARNQDKGGGVGLGLAIASDIARAHGGVLRLGESARLGGLRADIVIAR from the coding sequence ATGAATTTTGCCTGGCTCAAACGATATGTGCCGCGCGGCATCTACGGACGCGCCGCGCTGATCTTGCTGTTACCAGTGGTGTTTTTGCAGCTGGTCGTCGTGGTGATCTTTGCCCAGAGGCATTTTGAAGGCGTCACCGGGCAGATGACCGACACCGTCCTGCGCGAATTGGAACTGGTCATGCTGGCAGTCGGCACGGCTCCCGATGCGCAATCGGTGCCCATGGCGGTGGAGGCGCGGGCGGGCCCGCTTGATTTCGTGGTGACCCGCGCCAATCCTCCGCTGCCGGATGAAGACAGCATGCTGTGGTACGATTATTCGGGCCGGGTGCTGATCCCTCGTCTGCGCAGCAAGATGGACGGTATCGAAGCGGTGGACCTCAGCGATGACGATTTTGTCGTGCTTTATATCGAGAGTGTGCATGGCCCGTTGCGCATCCAGTTTGAACGGCGGCGGATCTCGGCCTCCAACCCCCACCAGCTTTTCGTTTACACGGTGTTTTTCGGCGTGCTTTTAAGCGTTATCGCGTCGATCTATCTGCGCAATCAATTGCGCCCGATCAAACGCTTGGCCCGTGCCGCCGAAGCCTTTGGCCGGGGCCGGCATGAACCCTACACCCCCACTGGCGCTGTCGAAGTGCGCGCGGCGGGCAACGCCTTTGTCGACATGCGCGCACGGATTGAACGGCAGATTGAGCAGCGCACGCTGATGCTCTCAGGGGTAAGCCACGATCTGCGCACACCGCTGACCCGTATGCGCCTTGGCCTGTCGATGATCGATGAAGAGGATGCCACCCCGTTGCTGGCCGATGTGGATGATATGCAGCGGATGCTGGATGAGTTTCTCAACTTTGCCAAAGGTGCCGCCGAGGGCGAGCCGGAGAAGGTGGCGCCGCATCGGTTCGTCAGCGCTATTGTCGAAGACGCGCAGCGCACCGGGCGCAAGGTTACGCTATTGCCGCCCGAGGGCGCGGGCGAGGGTTTTGTGAAACTGCGCAAAGTGGCGATGCGCCGGGCGGTGGATAACCTGATCTCCAACGCCGTGCGCTATGGCTCGCAGGCCGAAGTCTCGGTCATGCTGAGCGACCGCACCCTGCGTATCCGTGTCGAAGACGACGGCCCCGGCATCCCGGAAGAGCGGCGCGACGAGGCAACGCGGCCGTTCTCGCGGCTTGATCCTGCGCGCAATCAAGACAAGGGCGGCGGCGTTGGGCTGGGCCTTGCCATCGCCTCCGACATTGCGCGCGCCCATGGCGGGGTGCTGCGGCTGGGGGAATCGGCGCGGCTTGGTGGGCTGCGTGCAGATATTGTCATCGCGCGGTGA
- a CDS encoding DUF4442 domain-containing protein — protein MTPYDMIKAHLDTAVPFAAHVGVKLLKIGDGTASAELVQRHETSNHIGTQHAGAMFTLGEAASGAAMAGAIAPVIMDMRPVAAMGQITFKKIAEGTLTAHAETSRPGAELLTALQEDGKVAFDVAVDIQNEAGETVVEMQVNWHVSAKR, from the coding sequence ATGACCCCCTACGACATGATCAAAGCCCATCTCGACACCGCCGTGCCTTTTGCCGCCCATGTCGGGGTGAAACTGCTCAAGATCGGCGACGGCACCGCCAGCGCCGAACTGGTGCAGCGGCATGAGACCTCTAACCACATCGGCACGCAGCACGCAGGGGCGATGTTCACGCTGGGCGAAGCCGCCTCGGGTGCTGCCATGGCCGGGGCGATTGCGCCGGTGATTATGGACATGCGCCCCGTCGCGGCCATGGGGCAAATCACCTTTAAAAAGATCGCCGAGGGTACGCTGACCGCCCATGCCGAAACCTCGCGCCCCGGGGCCGAGCTGCTGACCGCGCTGCAAGAAGACGGAAAAGTCGCCTTTGACGTGGCGGTCGACATCCAGAATGAGGCGGGTGAGACGGTCGTTGAGATGCAGGTGAACTGGCATGTCAGCGCCAAACGCTGA
- the purM gene encoding phosphoribosylformylglycinamidine cyclo-ligase, whose protein sequence is MTKSDNGITYAEAGVDIDAGNALVERIKPAAKSTARPGVMSGLGGFGALFDLKGAGFTDPVLVAATDGVGTKLRIAIDTGNVDSIGIDLVAMCVNDLVCQGAEPLFFLDYFATGKLELDSAARIIEGIAKGCADSGCALIGGETAEMPGMYHAGDFDLAGFSVGAMERGTELPRDVKEGDVLLGLPSDGVHSNGYSLVRKIVERSGLGWSDDCPWGEGDLGSALLTPTKLYVKGAVAALRADAVSALAHITGGGLTENLPRVLPVGLAAEIDLNAWDLPPVFKWLAAEGGMAEAEMLKTFNAGIGMVAVVSADKVDAAKAAFAEDGHAAIEIGRITTGNGVTYSGALL, encoded by the coding sequence ATGACGAAATCCGACAACGGAATCACCTATGCCGAAGCAGGCGTGGATATTGACGCAGGCAACGCGCTTGTAGAGCGGATCAAGCCAGCGGCGAAATCCACCGCACGGCCGGGCGTTATGTCTGGCCTTGGCGGCTTTGGCGCACTGTTTGACCTGAAAGGCGCAGGTTTCACCGACCCGGTGCTGGTTGCGGCGACGGATGGCGTTGGCACCAAGCTGCGCATCGCGATTGATACCGGCAACGTCGACAGCATCGGCATTGATCTGGTGGCCATGTGCGTCAACGATCTGGTCTGCCAAGGCGCCGAGCCGCTTTTCTTCCTCGACTATTTCGCGACCGGTAAACTGGAACTCGACAGTGCCGCACGGATCATCGAAGGCATCGCCAAAGGCTGCGCCGATTCCGGCTGTGCCCTGATCGGGGGCGAGACCGCTGAAATGCCGGGCATGTATCACGCGGGCGATTTCGACCTCGCCGGTTTTTCCGTCGGCGCGATGGAGCGCGGAACCGAGCTGCCGCGCGATGTGAAAGAGGGCGACGTGCTCTTGGGCCTGCCCAGCGACGGGGTGCATTCCAACGGCTATAGCCTCGTGCGCAAGATCGTTGAGCGCAGCGGTCTGGGCTGGAGCGACGATTGCCCATGGGGCGAAGGTGATCTGGGCAGTGCGCTGCTCACACCGACCAAGCTTTACGTCAAGGGCGCCGTTGCGGCCCTGCGCGCCGATGCCGTGTCGGCGCTGGCGCATATCACGGGCGGTGGCCTCACTGAAAACCTGCCGCGCGTGTTGCCCGTGGGGCTGGCGGCCGAGATTGACCTGAACGCATGGGACCTGCCGCCGGTCTTCAAATGGCTGGCCGCCGAGGGGGGCATGGCCGAGGCCGAGATGCTCAAGACTTTCAACGCTGGCATTGGCATGGTTGCCGTCGTCTCTGCCGATAAGGTCGACGCGGCCAAGGCCGCTTTTGCCGAGGATGGCCACGCTGCCATCGAAATCGGGCGTATCACCACCGGCAATGGCGTCACCTATTCCGGCGCGCTGCTTTGA
- the purN gene encoding phosphoribosylglycinamide formyltransferase — MTKRVAIFVSGGGSNMRALVEDMTGDHAGRPCLVLSNNPDAGGIAWAQAQGIATEVVDHRPYGKDRPAFEAALSAALEAHAPDIICLAGFMRKLTEGFTDAWAGRMINIHPSLLPKYRGLHTHARALEAGDTEHGCTVHEVTAALDDGPILGQARIPVLPGDTADTLAQRVLVQEHRLYPAVLRRFAAGERQPVMLTG; from the coding sequence TTGACCAAGCGGGTTGCGATTTTCGTCTCGGGCGGCGGCTCTAACATGCGGGCGCTGGTCGAGGATATGACTGGCGACCATGCGGGCCGCCCCTGTTTGGTGCTGTCCAACAACCCGGACGCGGGCGGGATCGCTTGGGCGCAGGCGCAGGGGATCGCGACCGAAGTGGTCGATCACCGCCCCTACGGCAAAGACCGCCCCGCGTTTGAGGCGGCTTTGAGCGCCGCACTTGAGGCCCATGCGCCGGACATTATTTGCCTTGCCGGCTTTATGCGCAAACTGACCGAAGGCTTCACCGATGCTTGGGCCGGGCGGATGATCAATATCCACCCGTCGCTGCTGCCGAAATACCGCGGGCTGCACACCCATGCCCGCGCGCTTGAGGCGGGCGATACCGAACATGGCTGCACCGTGCATGAAGTCACTGCCGCTTTGGATGATGGTCCGATCCTTGGCCAAGCGCGCATTCCGGTTCTGCCGGGCGACACGGCTGATACATTGGCCCAGCGGGTGCTGGTGCAAGAACATCGCCTTTACCCCGCCGTGCTGCGCCGTTTCGCCGCCGGTGAGCGTCAGCCAGTCATGCTGACGGGCTGA
- the rnd gene encoding ribonuclease D: MKTITTTADLAQFCEEAARHDYVTVDTEFLRERTYYSKLCLVQLAMPGTDDSNAVLVDPLADGISLEPLYDLFRDTSVVKVFHAARQDLEIFYVDAKVFPEPLFDTQVAAMVCGFGEQVGYETLVRKIAHESLDKTSRFTDWSRRPLTDAQKTYALADVTHLRQIYEFLARKLEQTGRARWVAEELETLLSPDTYVTQPQDAWKRVKTRTNSPKFLAIVRELAAFREDYARTRNIPRNRVFKDDALVELASLKPSNGEELNRARLLLREARKGEIAEGILKAVAAGVACKAADMPQPDRKRDKLQVNPALADLLRVLLKAKTESAGVAAKLIASASDLDMLSAGERDVPALRGWRHEVFGADALLLCEGKIALAADGTDVKAVKV; encoded by the coding sequence ATGAAAACCATCACCACGACCGCCGACCTCGCGCAATTCTGTGAAGAAGCTGCGCGCCATGATTACGTGACCGTCGACACGGAATTCCTGCGTGAGCGGACCTATTACTCCAAGCTCTGCCTCGTCCAACTTGCCATGCCCGGAACCGACGACAGCAACGCCGTGCTGGTCGATCCCTTGGCCGACGGCATCTCGCTTGAGCCGCTTTACGATCTGTTCCGCGACACATCTGTGGTCAAAGTGTTCCACGCGGCACGACAGGATCTTGAGATCTTCTACGTCGACGCCAAAGTCTTTCCCGAACCGCTGTTCGACACGCAGGTGGCCGCGATGGTCTGCGGCTTTGGCGAACAGGTGGGCTATGAGACCTTGGTCCGCAAGATCGCGCATGAGTCGCTGGACAAGACCTCGCGCTTTACCGATTGGTCCCGCCGTCCGTTGACCGACGCACAGAAGACCTATGCGCTGGCCGATGTGACCCACCTGCGGCAGATTTACGAGTTTCTGGCGCGCAAGCTTGAACAGACCGGCCGCGCCCGTTGGGTGGCCGAGGAGCTTGAGACGCTGCTCAGCCCCGATACCTATGTGACCCAGCCGCAGGATGCGTGGAAGCGGGTCAAGACCCGGACCAATTCGCCGAAGTTTCTGGCGATCGTCCGCGAATTGGCCGCCTTTCGTGAGGATTACGCCCGCACCCGCAATATCCCGCGCAATCGCGTGTTCAAGGATGACGCGCTGGTCGAATTGGCAAGCCTCAAACCCTCTAACGGCGAGGAGCTGAACCGCGCCCGTCTGCTGCTGCGCGAGGCCCGCAAGGGGGAAATCGCCGAGGGCATTTTGAAAGCCGTGGCCGCAGGCGTGGCCTGCAAAGCCGCCGACATGCCGCAACCCGACCGCAAGCGCGACAAGCTGCAGGTGAACCCGGCGCTGGCCGATCTGCTGCGGGTTTTGCTCAAGGCCAAGACCGAAAGCGCAGGCGTCGCGGCCAAGTTGATCGCCTCGGCCAGTGATCTGGATATGTTGTCGGCGGGAGAGCGCGACGTGCCGGCCCTGCGCGGCTGGCGGCATGAGGTCTTTGGCGCCGATGCGCTGCTGCTCTGCGAGGGCAAGATTGCTTTGGCCGCCGATGGGACGGATGTGAAAGCAGTCAAAGTCTGA
- a CDS encoding SufE family protein: protein MATPAFEELVEDFEFLDDWEDRYRHVIDLGKAMDPLPEPLRVPATKVDGCASQVWLHAQFDGGKLHFDGASDAMIVSGLIAVLRNLYNGLTPAEVGAVDAKAELARLGLNDHLSAQRSNGLRAMIERVRETAAQEA, encoded by the coding sequence ATGGCCACGCCTGCCTTTGAAGAACTGGTCGAGGATTTCGAGTTTCTGGACGATTGGGAAGACCGCTACCGCCATGTGATCGACCTTGGTAAAGCGATGGACCCGCTGCCCGAGCCGCTGCGCGTGCCGGCGACCAAGGTCGACGGCTGCGCCTCTCAGGTCTGGCTTCATGCACAGTTTGACGGCGGCAAGCTGCATTTTGACGGCGCAAGCGACGCGATGATCGTCTCGGGGCTGATCGCGGTTTTGCGAAATCTTTACAACGGTTTGACGCCTGCCGAAGTGGGCGCTGTCGATGCCAAAGCGGAACTTGCGCGGCTGGGATTGAATGACCACCTCTCGGCGCAACGCTCCAACGGGTTGCGCGCGATGATTGAGCGCGTGCGCGAGACGGCCGCTCAGGAAGCCTGA
- a CDS encoding DUF1638 domain-containing protein — MSDSNLPDDRTLTQEGLAPTRAGRILLIACGALAREILDLKAANGWTHLDLTCLPAKYHLYPEKITQAVRDTVAKHRADYDDFFVVYADCGTGGGLERACEEMGVQMVAGPHCYSFFQGNESFAKTSEDEITTFYLTDFLVRQFEAFIIKPMGLDRHPELRDMYFGNYEKLVYQAQTDDPALTEKAQGCAARLGLAFERRFTGYGDLQTALRDL; from the coding sequence ATGAGCGACAGCAATCTGCCAGATGATCGGACCCTCACCCAAGAGGGGCTCGCGCCCACCCGCGCGGGCCGCATTCTGCTGATCGCCTGTGGCGCGCTGGCCCGTGAGATACTGGATTTGAAGGCCGCGAACGGCTGGACCCATCTTGACCTGACCTGCCTGCCCGCGAAATATCACCTCTACCCGGAAAAGATCACCCAAGCGGTGCGCGACACGGTCGCCAAACACCGCGCGGACTATGACGATTTCTTTGTCGTCTACGCCGATTGCGGGACGGGCGGCGGGCTGGAGCGGGCCTGCGAAGAGATGGGCGTGCAGATGGTCGCAGGGCCACATTGCTACAGCTTTTTTCAGGGCAACGAGAGTTTCGCCAAAACCTCGGAAGATGAGATCACCACCTTCTACCTCACCGATTTTCTGGTGCGGCAGTTTGAGGCTTTCATCATCAAGCCAATGGGACTCGACCGGCACCCGGAACTGCGCGATATGTATTTCGGCAATTACGAGAAACTGGTCTATCAGGCGCAGACGGACGACCCGGCGCTGACCGAAAAGGCGCAAGGCTGCGCCGCGCGGCTCGGCCTTGCGTTCGAGCGGCGCTTCACGGGCTACGGGGATTTGCAGACCGCTTTGCGCGACCTTTAA
- a CDS encoding corrinoid protein, translating into MSEEDDIILAELDDEELVQQMFDDLYDGLKEEIEEGVQILLDRGWEPYEVLTKALVGGMTIVGADFRDGILFVPEVLLAANAMKGGMAILKPLLAETGAPRVGKMVIGTVKGDIHDIGKNLVGMMMEGAGFEVVDLGINNAVEAYLEALETEQADILGMSALLTTTMPYMKVVIDTLIEQGKRDDYIVLVGGAPLNEEFGKAIGADAYCRDAAVAVETAKDWMGRKHNSANA; encoded by the coding sequence ATGTCAGAAGAAGACGATATCATCCTGGCCGAGTTGGACGATGAAGAACTGGTCCAGCAGATGTTCGATGACCTCTATGACGGTCTTAAGGAAGAGATCGAAGAAGGGGTGCAAATCCTGCTCGACCGCGGTTGGGAACCCTATGAGGTTCTGACCAAAGCGCTGGTCGGCGGCATGACCATCGTGGGCGCGGATTTCCGCGACGGTATCCTCTTTGTGCCCGAAGTGCTGCTGGCCGCTAATGCGATGAAGGGCGGCATGGCCATCCTCAAACCGCTCCTGGCCGAAACCGGCGCGCCCCGGGTGGGCAAAATGGTGATTGGCACGGTCAAAGGCGACATCCACGACATCGGCAAAAACCTCGTTGGCATGATGATGGAAGGCGCGGGTTTCGAAGTTGTCGATCTGGGCATCAACAACGCGGTCGAAGCCTATCTAGAAGCGCTTGAGACGGAACAGGCCGACATCCTCGGCATGTCCGCCCTGCTGACCACGACCATGCCCTATATGAAAGTTGTGATCGACACGCTGATCGAACAGGGCAAGCGCGACGACTATATCGTGCTGGTCGGTGGCGCGCCGCTGAACGAAGAGTTCGGCAAGGCCATCGGGGCTGACGCCTATTGCCGCGATGCCGCCGTAGCAGTGGAAACGGCCAAAGACTGGATGGGTCGGAAACATAACTCCGCCAACGCCTAG